The following are encoded together in the Salvia hispanica cultivar TCC Black 2014 chromosome 6, UniMelb_Shisp_WGS_1.0, whole genome shotgun sequence genome:
- the LOC125197190 gene encoding uncharacterized protein LOC125197190 encodes MVEEIESEEEAAAAPARSTPFVAAEGQGITKMKFSLYYAEEEEDFGGDDGGGEREECGGGAAFGGDWEGVIAMRMGDMGWYRWQDRTVLSGNVVRLWEGRRRRRHAAAEAVDGGFVW; translated from the coding sequence ATGGTGGAGGAGATTGAAtcggaggaggaggcggcggcggctccGGCTAGATCGACGCCGTTTGTGGCGGCGGAGGGGCAGGGGATCACGAAGATGAAATTCAGCTTGTATTatgcggaggaggaggaggatttTGGGGGGGATGACGGCGGCGGCGAGAGGGAGGAGTGCGGCGGCGGGGCGGCGTTTGGGGGAGATTGGGAAGGGGTGATTGCGATGAGAATGGGGGATATGGGCTGGTACAGGTGGCAGGATAGGACGGTGTTGAGCGGCAACGTGGTGCGGCTGTGGGAagggcggaggaggaggagacacgcggcggcggaggcggtggATGGTGGCTTTGTGTGGTAG